One window of Camelina sativa cultivar DH55 chromosome 4, Cs, whole genome shotgun sequence genomic DNA carries:
- the LOC104780364 gene encoding lipoxygenase 2, chloroplastic-like has translation MFCRESSSSLLPLNIAKSLSPLFPKPPALINPISPGRRDKLPRPNLRGRCKVTASRFNIEKIGDIMKKSVKKIKVKGFITAKESLLDGVTLPRLDDHLADLGGRSLLVELISTEMDPLTGMEKDPVKDYAQRIWSEVPHEKYECVFEVPEDFGTVGAIRVQNRYHKEIFLKEMELELPNGSVTFTCDSWIAPKSVDPAMRIFFSNKSYLPSQTPEPLKQFRKEELENLQGKNREQVGEFTMHERVYDYDMYNDLGNPETDPRPVIGGPSHPYPRRCKTGREPCDSDPSSEQRYGLNFYVPRDEEFSSAKGTSFTAKAILAALPSVIPQLESILMDPHLPFPHFKAIENLFEEGIDLPKDAGLLPLLPRLVRAGVEASDDILQFEAPVLINNDRFSWLRDDEFARQTLAGLNPYSIQLVQEWPLKSKLDPVIYGDPTSLITWDIVEREVKGNMSVDEALKNKKLFVLDYHDLLLPYVNKVRELDNTTLYASRTLFFLSDDSTLRPVAIELTCPPNINKPQWKQVFTPGYDATSCWLWSLAKTHVIAHDAGYHQLISHWLRTHCCMEPYIIAANRQLSAMHPIYRLLHPHFRYTMEINARARQSLINAGGIIETCFWPGKYSIELSSDVYDKLWRFDMEGLPADLIRRGLAEEDETAKHGLRLTIPDYPFANDGLILWDSIKEWVADYVKHYYPDAELIKSDEELQGWWSEVRNIGHGDKKDEPWWPVLETQDDLINVVTTIAWVASGHHAAVNFGQYGYGGYFPNRPTTTRIRMPVEEPTDEELKEFYETPEKVMLNTYPSQKQATLVMVTLDLLSTHSPDEEYIGEYPEASWTNEPIIYAAYERLKGRLQYLEGVIDERNVTLSLKNRAGAGVVKYELLKPTSKHGVTGMGVPYSISI, from the exons atgttttgtaGAGAGTCGTCCTCGAGTCTTCTGCCCTTGAACATAGCAAAGAGTCTCAGTCCTCTTTTCCCTAAACCACCAGCACTCATTAACCCCATCTCCCCAGGACGTCGGGACAAGCTGCCTCGTCCGAACCTCAGAGGACGATGTAAGGTCACTGCCTCACGGTTTAATATTGAAAAGATAGGTGATATAATGAAAAAGTCCGTTAAGAAAATCAAAGTAAAGGGATTTATAACGGCCAAAGAATCGTTGCTGGATGGCGTAACTTTGCCGAGACTTGACGATCATTTAGCTGATCTCGGTGGCAGATCACTTCTTGTCGAGCTTATTAGCACCGAGATGGACCCGC TGACAGGGATGGAGAAGGATCCGGTAAAAGACTACGCACAACGTATATGGTCCGAAGTCCCTCATGAGAAGTACGAGTGCGTGTTTGAGGTGCCTGAAGACTTTGGAACCGTGGGGGCTATCAGAGTTCAAAACCGATACCATAAAGAGATATTCCTCAAGGAGATGGAGCTTGAGTTACCTAACGGGTCCGTTACGTTTACATGTGACTCATGGATCGCCCCGAAGTCCGTTGACCCAGCCATGCGGATATTCTTCTCCAACAAGTCCTACTTGCCTTCCCAAACCCCGGAGCCTCTTAAACAGTTTCGGAAGGAGGAGCTAGAGAACTTACAAGGCAAGAATCGCGAGCAAGTTGGTGAATTTACCATGCATGAGCGTGTTTATGACTATGACATGTACAACGATTTGGGAAACCCTGAAACTGATCCTCGTCCGGTAATTGGAGGCCCCTCACATCCATATCCAAGGCGTTGCAAAACTGGTCGCGAACCTTGTGATTCTGACCCCTCCTCAGAGCAACGCTACGGGCTTAATTTCTATGTCCCGAGGGACGAGGAGTTCTCTTCAGCTAAGGGCACTTCATTCACCGCCAAGGCCATCTTGGCTGCTCTTCCCTCCGTGATCCCACAGCTAGAGTCTATTCTGATGGATCCCCATTTGCCTTTTCCACACTTCAAGGCCATTGAAAATCTCTTTGAAGAAGGCATCGATCTTCCTAAAGATGCTGGCCTTTTACCTTTGCTCCCGAGACTCGTCAGAGCTGGTGTTGAAGCTAGCGATGATATTCTCCAGTTTGAAGCCCCAGTTCTCATTAACA ATGATAGGTTTTCATGGTTACGAGACGATGAGTTTGCTCGCCAGACACTTGCAGGCCTTAATCCCTATAGCATTCAGCTAGTTCAA GAGTGGCCGTTGAAAAGCAAACTAGACCCAGTCATTTATGGTGATCCCACCTCACTCATTACTTGGGATATTGTGGAAAGAGAAGTTAAAGGAAACATGTCAGTTGATGAG GCTCTAAAGAATAAGAAATTGTTTGTACTTGATTATCACGATTTGCTTCTACCGTATGTGAACAAAGTGAGAGAGTTGGATAATACCACCTTATATGCTTCTCGAACACTATTCTTCCTCAGTGATGACAGCACATTGAGGCCTGTTGCCATTGAGTTGACATGTCCCCCAAATATCAACAAGCCTCAATGGAAGCAAGTCTTCACCCCAGGATATGATGCTACCTCATGCTGGCTATGGAGTCTTGCTAAGACTCATGTTATTGCTCATGACGCTGGTTATCATCAGCTTATTTCCCATTG GTTGAGGACTCACTGCTGTATGGAGCCGTACATAATAGCTGCAAACAGACAGCTAAGTGCCATGCATCCCATCTACAGGCTTTTGCATCCTCACTTCCGCTACACCATGGAGATCAACGCTCGTGCACGCCAAAGTCTTATCAATGCAGGTGGAATCATTGAGACTTGTTTTTGGCCCGGGAAGTATTCAATAGAGCTAAGTTCAGACGTCTATGATAAACTATGGAGGTTTGACATGGAAGGCTTACCTGCCGATCTCATCAGAAG GGGGCTGGCTGAGGAAGATGAGACCGCAAAACATGGACTACGCCTGACGATACCAGACTACCCATTTGCGAATGACGGTCTAATATTGTGGGATTCAATTAAGGAATGGGTGGCAGACTATGTGAAACACTATTATCCCGATGCAGAACTGATCAAGTCGGACGAGGAACTCCAAGGATGGTGGAGTGAAGTGCGGAACATAGGGCACGGTGACAAGAAAGACGAACCTTGGTGGCCTGTACTCGAAACACAAGATGACTTGATAAATGTGGTAACGACGATTGCGTGGGTCGCCTCAGGTCACCATGCAGCTGTGAATTTTGGACAGTATGGATATGGAGGATACTTTCCCAACCGACCAACCACAACAAGGATAAGAATGCCAGTGGAAGAACCGACAGATGAAGAGCTAAAGGAGTTCTATGAGACGCCAGAAAAAGTGATGCTTAATACATACCCATCTCAGAAACAAGCGACGTTAGTGATGGTCACTTTGGATCTTTTATCAACTCATTCACCTGATGAAGAGTACATTGGAGAATACCCAGAAGCATCTTGGACCAACGAACCTATCATCTATGCTGCTTATGAACGTCTCAAAGGCAGACTCCAATACCTAGAAGGAGTGATAGATGAGAGAAACGTGACCCTTTCTCTAAAGAATAGAGCGGGAGCTGGTGTAGTTAAGTATGAGCTTTTGAAGCCCACCTCTAAGCATGGTGTTACCGGAATGGGGGTTCCCTACAGTATTTCTATTTAA